In Candidatus Delongbacteria bacterium, a genomic segment contains:
- a CDS encoding YggT family protein produces the protein MSLDQKFIPIRTAIYDTVGTVFEKIAGFFGYPDNPGMPTIYDMPNDMYARSQFFDTLPRHQTYWPPIQRPETWFEMIFGPAPKIDAVPRYIYESQDEGFYNFYIENYKNIYFLPDWLSEFIQIRLNICLDISLLETIREVLFIGLMIYSQMVVLRIAVSWLIYINPYTFPWSYLAAAVDWTEDVLQGIVPSILGVNITGSVFLGILGVVADSLNHLVFTMPFLPSEGEETKLLINDEMKDVLVFHYLPILWYRHPIPNNVREFWFYQKPEILEYMQKAYKDLDIQLLPNVISQELNQNSNLLSQLNEVSNSLSTIILSWKP, from the coding sequence ATGAGTTTAGACCAAAAATTTATTCCAATTCGAACTGCAATTTATGATACAGTTGGAACCGTATTTGAAAAAATTGCAGGATTTTTTGGATATCCTGATAATCCTGGCATGCCGACGATTTACGATATGCCAAATGACATGTATGCTCGATCACAATTTTTTGATACTCTTCCAAGACATCAAACCTATTGGCCACCTATTCAACGGCCCGAAACATGGTTTGAAATGATATTTGGACCAGCTCCTAAAATTGATGCTGTACCTCGCTATATTTATGAAAGTCAAGATGAAGGTTTCTATAATTTTTATATTGAGAATTATAAAAATATTTATTTTTTACCAGATTGGCTTTCGGAATTTATTCAAATTCGGTTAAATATTTGTTTAGATATTAGTCTGTTAGAAACAATTCGTGAAGTTTTATTTATTGGATTAATGATTTATTCACAAATGGTAGTTCTTCGAATCGCAGTTTCATGGCTCATTTATATTAACCCCTATACTTTTCCATGGTCTTATTTAGCTGCTGCTGTCGATTGGACTGAAGATGTTTTACAAGGGATTGTCCCATCAATTCTTGGTGTAAATATTACAGGAAGTGTTTTCCTTGGTATCCTTGGAGTTGTAGCGGATAGTTTAAATCATCTTGTATTTACAATGCCATTTTTACCGAGTGAAGGAGAAGAAACGAAATTGCTGATCAATGACGAAATGAAAGATGTTTTAGTTTTCCATTATTTACCAATATTATGGTATCGTCATCCAATTCCAAATAATGTTCGGGAATTTTGGTTTTATCAAAAACCTGAGATTTTAGAGTATATGCAAAAAGCTTACAAAGATTTAGATATTCAACTTTTACCAAATGTTATCAGTCAAGAACTAAATCAAAATAGTAATTTATTGAGTCAACTCAACGAAGTTTCGAATTCATTATCAACAATCATATTATCTTGGAAACCTTAA